A genomic region of Fodinisporobacter ferrooxydans contains the following coding sequences:
- a CDS encoding RNA degradosome polyphosphate kinase, giving the protein MIDFQLPMYYINRELSWLSFNERVLEEALDAEHPLLERLKFLSITCSNLDEFFMVRVAGLKDQLKAGFQTPENKTQMTPQEQLSAISERTHRLVIHIYNVLSASIIPELKGSGIQFLQADELSANQMAFIEEYYHHHIYPVLTPLGVDASRPFPMILNRSLNLAVLLENEKHPQEPNQLFAVVQVPSVLPRSIQLPSEVGICQYILLEHVICKYMQTLFQGNRIVSVSPFRITRNVDLIFEVEDDDDLLEAIEKELKKRRKGDAVRIEVDQSMPDILIDTLKDWLELEDVDIYRIEGPIDLTFFIGFVNTIKGFQHLKYNEIKPNPPKDLIGESGIFEAIAKKDILLHHPYESFEPVIHFIRQAAEDPNVLAIKQTLYRVGGNSPVVNALMRAAENGKQVTVLVELKARFDEENNIVWAKKLEEAGCHVIYGVNGLKTHSKITLVVRQEQGTIRRYVHLGTGNYNETTARIYTDLGLFTAREEFGIDASAFFNHLSGFSEVPEWQEITTAPNGLREHFIAWIENEIAQSTKENPGRIIAKMNSLTDKEIIKALYKASCAGVKIDLIVRGICCLRPGIPGVSENIHVRSIIGRFLEHSRIYYFHNGGNEQFYLASADWMTRNMIGRVEILFPVIQENLKTKLSNILQTMLLDNTKARILQSDGSYSRQIDQGAIQINSQMHFYQEAELTIRTSNVLLH; this is encoded by the coding sequence ATGATCGATTTTCAGTTACCCATGTATTATATCAATCGTGAATTGAGTTGGCTTTCTTTCAATGAACGTGTATTGGAAGAAGCCCTTGATGCGGAACATCCATTGTTGGAACGGCTGAAGTTTCTATCCATTACTTGCTCCAATCTGGATGAGTTTTTTATGGTTCGCGTGGCCGGCTTGAAAGACCAACTCAAGGCGGGGTTTCAAACCCCCGAGAATAAAACGCAAATGACGCCGCAGGAACAGTTATCCGCGATTTCGGAACGTACACATCGGCTCGTGATACATATATACAACGTTTTATCAGCAAGTATCATACCGGAACTAAAGGGGTCCGGCATACAATTTTTGCAGGCTGACGAATTGTCGGCAAACCAGATGGCGTTTATTGAAGAATATTACCATCATCATATTTATCCGGTATTAACACCCCTGGGAGTAGATGCAAGCAGACCCTTTCCGATGATTTTAAACCGCAGTTTGAATCTTGCAGTTCTTCTGGAAAATGAAAAACATCCGCAAGAGCCGAATCAACTGTTTGCCGTCGTACAAGTGCCTTCTGTGCTTCCACGCTCCATTCAACTGCCGTCAGAAGTAGGAATATGCCAATACATTTTATTGGAACATGTGATTTGTAAATATATGCAAACATTGTTTCAAGGAAATCGGATTGTTTCTGTCAGTCCATTTCGGATTACCCGCAATGTCGACTTGATTTTCGAAGTGGAAGATGATGATGACCTGCTCGAGGCGATTGAAAAAGAGTTGAAAAAGCGGCGGAAAGGGGATGCCGTCCGGATTGAAGTCGACCAATCCATGCCGGATATACTGATTGATACATTAAAAGACTGGCTGGAGTTGGAAGATGTAGATATTTATCGCATTGAAGGGCCGATTGATCTAACCTTTTTTATTGGATTTGTCAATACAATAAAAGGGTTTCAGCATTTGAAATATAACGAAATCAAACCAAATCCGCCAAAAGACTTAATCGGTGAAAGCGGAATTTTTGAAGCGATTGCCAAAAAGGACATCCTGTTGCATCATCCGTATGAATCCTTTGAACCGGTGATACATTTTATCCGCCAAGCAGCCGAAGACCCGAATGTATTGGCCATCAAACAGACGTTATATCGCGTCGGCGGCAACTCACCGGTCGTGAATGCGTTGATGCGCGCCGCTGAAAATGGGAAGCAAGTGACCGTATTGGTGGAATTGAAAGCCCGCTTTGACGAGGAAAACAACATTGTCTGGGCAAAAAAATTAGAAGAAGCAGGGTGTCACGTCATTTACGGTGTAAACGGATTGAAGACACACAGTAAAATTACATTGGTCGTTCGTCAGGAACAAGGGACGATCCGGCGTTATGTGCATTTGGGAACCGGCAATTATAATGAGACAACTGCGAGAATCTATACAGATCTGGGATTATTTACGGCCCGTGAAGAATTTGGCATTGATGCTTCTGCCTTTTTCAATCACCTGTCAGGATTTTCCGAGGTTCCCGAGTGGCAAGAGATCACGACAGCCCCAAACGGTCTGCGAGAGCATTTTATCGCATGGATCGAAAACGAAATTGCGCAAAGTACGAAGGAGAATCCGGGCAGAATTATTGCCAAAATGAATTCGCTGACAGATAAAGAAATTATAAAAGCACTCTATAAAGCTTCCTGTGCCGGTGTTAAAATTGATTTGATCGTTCGCGGGATTTGTTGTCTGCGTCCGGGAATTCCGGGCGTCAGCGAAAATATCCATGTACGAAGCATTATCGGGCGGTTTTTGGAACATAGCCGCATCTATTATTTTCATAATGGCGGCAATGAACAGTTTTATCTGGCCAGCGCCGACTGGATGACGAGGAATATGATCGGGCGTGTGGAGATTTTGTTTCCGGTGATACAGGAGAATTTAAAGACGAAGCTGAGCAATATTTTACAAACCATGTTGCTGGACAATACAAAAGCACGAATTTTACAGTCTGATGGATCGTATAGCAGACAAATCGATCAGGGAGCTATTCAAATCAATTCCCAAATGCATTTTTATCAAGAGGCGGAACTAACGATTCGCACTTCGAACGTGCTGCTTCATTAA
- a CDS encoding ferritin-like domain-containing protein, which produces MLYMYPYIQAGYRSEWMPMLSSHFHHDFTAFLLQLQKAIHEEATAIYFYQNLIAMAPKEWHKKWIEHPYKDEKKHLRILSELYWRITGRQPVVQAAQTVFGNYKEGLLKALESELEAFESYRDLYLATDRADIRDVLFETMTDEQEHALRFSFLYHDL; this is translated from the coding sequence ATGTTGTATATGTATCCTTACATTCAAGCCGGCTACCGAAGTGAATGGATGCCGATGCTCTCGTCGCATTTTCATCATGATTTTACCGCCTTTCTTCTGCAGTTGCAAAAAGCGATACATGAGGAGGCAACAGCGATTTATTTCTATCAAAATTTGATCGCGATGGCTCCGAAGGAATGGCATAAAAAATGGATCGAACATCCGTACAAAGATGAAAAAAAACATTTGCGAATCCTTTCCGAATTGTATTGGCGGATTACAGGCAGACAGCCAGTGGTACAAGCGGCACAAACGGTGTTCGGCAATTATAAGGAAGGGCTTCTAAAAGCATTGGAAAGCGAATTGGAAGCATTTGAATCCTATCGCGATCTATACTTGGCAACGGATCGGGCGGACATCCGGGATGTATTGTTTGAAACGATGACAGACGAACAAGAGCATGCGCTGCGTTTTAGCTTTTTGTATCACGATCTGTAA
- a CDS encoding Ppx/GppA phosphatase family protein — MGNYLALIDLGSNTARLVIYYDDGQGVIREEDNVKRTLRLISYLDENRRITTTGFEKTLECMHQFKDVCTAWNIQHIVGVATAAVRQAQNGHELLQAIEDATGISIRLLSGEEEAHYGYLAVVNSMNVEDAITVDIGGGSTELTRISQRRCVGRISLPFGAVSLTQWFLNDSGIPPANDWKRLFDYLKQQFGSIDWLERQRCPVIAMGGTARNLAKIVQRQSQYSLSSLHHYEIQRKDIDSVFTSLSQLSIEQRKQVPGLAKDRADVIVSGIAVFRALLEAAQSDTLITSNKGLRDGILFEQVLQKENRSRIDDVAMHSVGQLMRRYRVNIPHANHVRFLAMQLFDDMKQLQLIPYGNFERRILEIASLLHNIGLAINVYETSQHTFYMLSNILILGLTHRERILIATVAAYKNQKQFQKQLAQFPDILRKEDKQIVEKLGHIVLLARILDRSMTQQIKSVRIKEKNKQLVIECYSAEENLMEFSFIPEMLEKLSKLWKLSFQYKVVGERKRAL; from the coding sequence ATGGGAAACTATTTAGCATTGATTGATCTTGGATCGAATACGGCCCGTTTGGTCATTTATTACGATGATGGACAAGGGGTGATCCGGGAAGAAGATAATGTCAAACGCACATTGCGTTTGATCTCCTATCTCGATGAGAACCGGCGAATTACCACAACCGGATTTGAAAAAACATTGGAATGCATGCACCAATTTAAAGATGTTTGCACCGCTTGGAACATTCAACACATTGTCGGTGTGGCAACTGCTGCCGTTCGCCAAGCGCAAAATGGCCATGAGCTGCTGCAGGCAATTGAGGATGCTACGGGCATTTCAATACGCCTTTTGTCTGGTGAGGAAGAAGCACATTACGGGTATTTGGCTGTTGTTAACAGTATGAATGTGGAAGATGCGATTACAGTGGACATCGGGGGCGGCAGTACGGAGTTGACCAGAATTTCCCAACGCCGATGTGTGGGAAGAATCAGTTTGCCCTTTGGAGCTGTTTCGCTGACACAATGGTTTCTGAATGATTCTGGCATCCCGCCGGCAAACGATTGGAAGCGTCTGTTTGATTATTTGAAGCAACAATTCGGTTCTATCGATTGGTTAGAAAGACAACGCTGTCCTGTGATCGCGATGGGGGGTACGGCGCGCAATCTGGCAAAGATCGTGCAACGACAGAGCCAATATTCCCTTTCCAGTCTGCATCACTACGAAATACAGCGCAAAGATATAGATTCTGTCTTTACTTCTTTATCACAATTGAGTATTGAACAGCGAAAGCAAGTCCCGGGACTTGCAAAAGACCGTGCGGATGTTATCGTATCCGGAATTGCCGTGTTTCGCGCACTGCTCGAAGCCGCTCAAAGCGACACGCTGATTACGAGCAATAAAGGCTTGCGGGACGGCATATTGTTTGAGCAAGTGCTGCAAAAAGAAAATCGTTCACGAATTGATGACGTAGCGATGCATAGCGTTGGCCAACTGATGCGGCGATATCGAGTGAATATTCCGCATGCCAATCATGTGCGTTTCCTTGCCATGCAATTATTTGATGATATGAAACAATTGCAATTGATTCCATACGGCAATTTTGAACGAAGAATTCTTGAAATTGCATCATTGCTGCATAATATAGGATTAGCCATCAATGTATATGAAACTTCACAGCATACGTTTTATATGTTGTCAAATATCCTTATATTAGGACTTACACATCGCGAGCGGATTTTGATTGCGACGGTCGCTGCATATAAAAATCAAAAACAGTTTCAAAAACAACTGGCTCAATTTCCCGATATTCTTCGCAAAGAAGATAAGCAAATAGTTGAAAAGCTCGGGCATATCGTCTTATTGGCGAGAATATTGGATCGCTCCATGACGCAACAGATCAAATCCGTTCGAATCAAAGAAAAAAACAAGCAGCTGGTTATAGAATGTTATTCTGCAGAAGAGAATTTAATGGAGTTTTCATTTATTCCAGAGATGTTGGAGAAGCTGTCAAAACTTTGGAAACTATCGTTTCAATACAAGGTTGTCGGGGAGAGGAAACGTGCATTATGA
- a CDS encoding DUF92 domain-containing protein, producing MSQVWIGLFGSIAIAGIAYWKQSLSGSGAVAAVFVGTILYSTGSLPWFGTMIAFFVFSSLLSQWKKRNKENMERMYEKTGRRDAGQVLANGGLAVGMSLLHGIWPLPVFWYAFLGIMATVNADTWATEIGSLSKKSPVSILTGRTVHPGTSGGITALGLLATVLGSIFIGAVATILLFIHWKETISHVPFPFAHVVAINIGVTFLAGTIGCLADSLLGATVQVMYACDACGLEVETAMHCQKAAKKIRGFSFFSNDRVNSFSSFIGGAAAMMASFIIGA from the coding sequence ATGTCACAAGTGTGGATTGGACTATTCGGAAGTATCGCTATAGCCGGAATTGCATATTGGAAACAAAGTTTGTCAGGATCCGGCGCTGTTGCGGCAGTTTTCGTCGGTACAATTCTTTATAGCACTGGCAGCCTCCCTTGGTTTGGAACGATGATTGCTTTTTTCGTATTCTCTTCTCTGCTTTCCCAGTGGAAAAAACGAAACAAAGAGAATATGGAGAGGATGTATGAGAAAACCGGTCGCCGAGATGCCGGACAAGTTTTGGCAAATGGCGGACTCGCTGTTGGCATGTCCTTGCTTCACGGGATTTGGCCGCTGCCTGTGTTCTGGTATGCATTTCTCGGTATCATGGCAACTGTAAACGCAGATACGTGGGCCACTGAAATTGGAAGTTTGAGCAAAAAATCTCCAGTGTCTATTCTTACAGGCCGAACAGTACATCCGGGAACTTCCGGAGGGATCACTGCATTAGGGTTGTTGGCGACTGTTCTCGGCAGTATCTTTATTGGCGCTGTGGCAACAATCTTACTGTTCATTCATTGGAAAGAGACCATATCTCATGTGCCATTCCCTTTCGCACATGTCGTTGCAATCAACATCGGAGTTACATTCCTTGCAGGTACGATTGGATGTCTGGCCGATTCTTTACTGGGGGCAACGGTACAAGTCATGTATGCATGTGATGCTTGCGGACTTGAAGTGGAAACAGCCATGCATTGTCAAAAAGCTGCCAAGAAAATACGGGGATTCTCTTTTTTTTCGAACGATCGTGTGAATAGTTTCAGTTCCTTTATCGGCGGAGCAGCTGCAATGATGGCAAGTTTCATAATCGGAGCATGA
- the tpx gene encoding thiol peroxidase yields MAQERKGAITFKGNPVTLIGPELKVGDQAPNFTVLANDLSPVTLDNSKGTVRLISVVPSLDTGVCDQQTRRFNEEAANLPNVTILTVSVDLPFAQKRWCGAAGIDKVQTVSDHRDLSFGEAYGVVIKELRLLARAVFVVDQNDKVTYVEYVSEATNHPNYEAAIAAAKELL; encoded by the coding sequence ATGGCACAAGAACGAAAAGGTGCAATTACATTTAAAGGGAATCCTGTAACATTAATTGGCCCGGAATTGAAAGTTGGAGATCAAGCGCCGAATTTCACAGTACTCGCAAATGATCTTTCGCCGGTTACACTAGATAATTCCAAAGGTACGGTTCGCTTGATCAGCGTTGTTCCTTCCTTGGATACAGGCGTATGCGACCAACAGACGCGCCGTTTTAACGAAGAGGCTGCGAATTTGCCAAATGTTACGATTTTGACGGTAAGCGTGGATCTGCCATTTGCACAAAAGCGCTGGTGTGGCGCCGCTGGGATTGACAAAGTTCAAACAGTATCTGACCACCGGGACCTTTCTTTTGGCGAAGCATATGGTGTAGTGATCAAAGAATTGCGCTTATTGGCACGGGCTGTTTTCGTAGTTGACCAGAATGATAAAGTTACATACGTAGAATATGTTTCCGAAGCAACAAACCATCCGAATTATGAAGCGGCAATCGCTGCAGCGAAAGAGTTGCTATAA